One window of the Bubalus bubalis isolate 160015118507 breed Murrah chromosome 8, NDDB_SH_1, whole genome shotgun sequence genome contains the following:
- the LOC102403132 gene encoding M-phase-specific PLK1-interacting protein, translating into MQRQNFRPPTPPYPGPGVGGWGNGSSFRGTPSGGGPRPPSPRDGYGSPHHTPPYGPRSRPYGSGLSPRHGGSFPGGRFGSPSPGGYPGNYSKSPAGSQQQFGYSPGQQQTHPQGSPRTSTPFGSGRGREKRMSNELESYFKPSMLEDPWAGLEPVSVVDISQQYSNTQTFTGKKGRYFC; encoded by the exons ATGCAGCGACAGAATTTTCGACCCCCGACTCCTCCTTACCCCGGCCCGGGTGTAGGAGGTTGGGGGAACGGGAGCAGCTTCCGGGGTACCCCGAGCGGAGGCGGACCGCGGCCGCCATCCCCGCGGGACGGGTACGGGAGTCCACACCACACGCCGCCGTACGGGCCCCGATCTAGGCCCTACGGGAGCGGCCTCTCTCCGCGACACGGCGGCAGCTTCCCTGGGGGCCGGTTCGGGTCTCCGTCCCCTGGCGGCTACCCTGGCAACTACTCCAAGTCCCCCGCGGGGTCCCAGCAGCAATTCGGCTACTCCCCAGGGCAGCAGCAGACCCACCCCCAG ggTTCTCCAAGGACATCTACACCATTTGGATCAGGGCGtggtagagaaaagagaatgtcTAATGAGTTGGAGAGTTATTTCAAGCCTTCAATGCTTGAAGACCCTTGGGCTGGCCTAGAACCAGTATCTGTAGTGGATATAAGCCAACAATACAGCAATACCCAAACATTCACAGGCAAAAAAGGAAGATACTTTTGttaa